One part of the Chryseobacterium mulctrae genome encodes these proteins:
- a CDS encoding tetratricopeptide repeat protein has translation MKTIKINTKQLFVGLMMIGSTGALVAQTSPKTDSVKVTASTTQVQTNPVIEGLKKQVEANPKDAESLAKLATAYQDATDWQNAIATWKKISVLLPDWAPSYYSQAYSYQSAKDDVNAKLSYEKYIATVKPEEIEASKKNLAYAYYYIAFSEQKDNPNKAKEHIAKSIQYDPTNQEAVKLSQALNS, from the coding sequence ATGAAAACGATTAAAATTAATACTAAGCAATTATTTGTAGGTTTAATGATGATAGGAAGTACAGGTGCTCTTGTTGCCCAGACTTCACCAAAAACTGACAGTGTAAAAGTTACTGCTTCTACAACTCAGGTACAAACAAATCCTGTGATTGAGGGATTAAAAAAACAGGTTGAAGCCAATCCTAAAGATGCAGAATCTCTTGCTAAATTAGCTACTGCTTATCAGGATGCTACAGATTGGCAAAACGCAATTGCTACATGGAAAAAAATTTCCGTGTTGTTACCAGATTGGGCTCCATCTTATTACAGTCAGGCCTATTCTTATCAATCGGCTAAAGATGATGTAAATGCTAAACTTTCTTATGAAAAATACATTGCTACCGTAAAACCGGAAGAGATTGAGGCAAGTAAGAAAAATCTTGCTTATGCTTATTATTACATCGCATTTAGCGAACAAAAAGACAATCCAAATAAAGCTAAAGAGCATATTGCAAAATCAATACAGTATGATCCTACTAATCAGGAAGCTGTAAAATTGAGTCAGGCTCTTAATTCATAA
- a CDS encoding YdeI/OmpD-associated family protein yields MKNQFTAKLEIIGINPFVFLPDEVLNEIFETSGKNKSPIPVKGTVNGKEFRQNLMKYLGEWRLYINLTMLKDSPKRIGEMLEIFVEFDNSDRTISIHPDLEKAIRENRIALQNFENLIPSRRLELIRYINNLKTEASIQRNIEKIIRYLTGETDFFGKTIK; encoded by the coding sequence ATGAAAAACCAATTCACCGCAAAGCTCGAAATCATAGGAATTAATCCTTTTGTTTTTCTTCCTGATGAAGTTTTAAATGAAATATTTGAAACTTCAGGAAAGAATAAAAGCCCGATTCCTGTGAAAGGAACTGTAAACGGTAAAGAATTCAGACAAAATTTAATGAAATATTTAGGAGAATGGCGGTTATATATTAATTTAACCATGCTAAAAGATTCTCCGAAAAGAATTGGTGAAATGCTTGAAATTTTTGTGGAATTTGATAATTCAGACCGAACGATTTCAATTCATCCGGATTTAGAAAAAGCAATTAGAGAAAATCGTATTGCTTTACAAAATTTTGAAAACCTCATTCCTTCAAGAAGATTGGAGTTGATCCGTTACATTAATAATTTAAAGACCGAAGCAAGCATCCAAAGAAATATTGAGAAAATCATTCGATATTTAACTGGCGAAACAGACTTTTTCGGAAAGACAATCAAATAA
- the fsa gene encoding fructose-6-phosphate aldolase, with amino-acid sequence MKFFIDTANLEQIKEAKDLGILDGVTTNPSLMAKEGIRGAEAIKNHYKAICEIVDGDISAEVLSTTYEEMIKEGDELAAIHPNIVVKIPMIKDGIKALKYFSDKGIKTNCTLIFSPGQALLAAKAGATYVSPFLGRLDDITTDGLNLIQEIRLIFDNYMYDTEILAASIRHSMHIIDCAKIGADVITSPLPPILSLLKHPLTDSGLAQFVADSQKLA; translated from the coding sequence ATGAAATTTTTTATTGACACTGCTAATTTAGAGCAAATTAAAGAAGCGAAAGACCTTGGAATTTTAGATGGTGTAACAACCAACCCATCATTGATGGCTAAAGAAGGAATTCGGGGAGCTGAAGCAATCAAAAATCATTACAAAGCAATTTGCGAGATTGTAGATGGAGATATTTCTGCTGAAGTACTTTCTACAACGTACGAAGAAATGATCAAAGAAGGTGATGAATTGGCTGCAATTCACCCAAATATTGTGGTAAAAATCCCAATGATCAAAGACGGTATCAAAGCTTTGAAATATTTTTCAGACAAAGGAATCAAAACTAACTGTACTTTGATTTTCTCTCCAGGACAGGCTCTTTTAGCGGCTAAAGCTGGTGCAACTTATGTTTCTCCGTTCTTGGGAAGATTAGATGATATTACAACAGACGGTTTAAATTTAATTCAGGAAATCAGATTGATTTTTGATAATTATATGTACGATACTGAAATTTTAGCAGCTTCTATCCGTCATTCAATGCATATTATTGACTGTGCAAAAATTGGTGCAGACGTTATCACTTCACCACTTCCTCCAATCTTGAGTTTATTGAAACATCCTTTAACAGACAGCGGTTTGGCTCAGTTTGTTGCAGATTCTCAAAAATTGGCGTAA
- a CDS encoding DoxX family protein, whose amino-acid sequence MSYSNTKANPVIFDIVLFLVRLFIGFAMISHGFPKLQTLIDGGEIQFYDFLGLGPQISLGLTVFAEFVCSIFLILGLFTRVAAGFLIFTMGFAAFVVHGADGFDKRELSLLYLSIYLIIITFGAGRFSIDGMIEKRRRASDW is encoded by the coding sequence ATGAGCTATTCAAACACAAAGGCGAATCCTGTAATTTTTGATATTGTACTATTTCTTGTAAGACTATTTATAGGCTTTGCGATGATTTCGCACGGTTTTCCCAAACTTCAAACATTAATTGACGGTGGTGAAATTCAGTTCTACGACTTTTTAGGTTTAGGTCCGCAAATCTCTTTAGGATTAACGGTCTTTGCTGAATTTGTGTGTTCTATTTTTCTTATTTTAGGTCTGTTTACAAGAGTTGCAGCAGGATTTTTAATCTTTACAATGGGTTTTGCTGCCTTTGTAGTTCATGGCGCCGATGGTTTTGATAAACGAGAATTAAGCTTATTGTATCTTTCAATTTACCTGATCATTATTACATTTGGAGCAGGAAGATTTTCAATTGATGGAATGATCGAAAAACGCAGAAGAGCCTCAGATTGGTAA